In Arthrobacter citreus, a genomic segment contains:
- a CDS encoding NAD(P)-dependent oxidoreductase, whose product MEETAHNREKTAPNREVVLVTGGSGRLGRSVVAGLAEAGYAVISADREALAEVADGVVQEAVDLAAPGEAARLMAAYEPDAVIHLAAIAVPFSAPEDVILQTNAKLAFAVLEAATNAGVERIITASSPTVLGYGNPAGWLPERLPLDETTTPRPWNAYALSKLLAEQTMQMFAAANGERIRYAAFRPCFVISPEEWDGAPTQQGHTLSERLQDPALSAPALFNYLDARDAADFLVVLLRKLPEIPNAQVFFVGAADALAEAPLAELLPRFVPGSGDLAAGLTGASPAFSIDKARDLLGWEPRRSWRSELRVCSESAQ is encoded by the coding sequence ATGGAAGAAACCGCCCATAACAGGGAAAAGACAGCCCCGAACCGGGAAGTGGTGCTGGTGACCGGAGGCTCCGGACGGCTGGGCCGCAGCGTGGTCGCCGGACTCGCGGAAGCCGGCTACGCGGTCATTTCCGCGGACCGGGAGGCCCTCGCCGAGGTGGCCGACGGCGTCGTGCAGGAAGCGGTTGATTTGGCCGCCCCAGGCGAGGCGGCCCGCCTAATGGCCGCGTATGAACCCGACGCCGTGATTCATCTGGCCGCCATCGCGGTTCCGTTCAGCGCACCCGAAGACGTCATCCTGCAGACCAACGCCAAATTGGCGTTCGCGGTGCTCGAAGCGGCCACCAATGCCGGGGTGGAGCGCATCATCACCGCCAGCAGCCCCACAGTTCTGGGCTACGGTAACCCGGCGGGATGGCTGCCGGAACGGCTGCCGCTGGACGAGACCACCACGCCCCGGCCATGGAATGCCTACGCCCTGTCCAAGCTGCTCGCGGAGCAGACCATGCAGATGTTCGCGGCCGCCAACGGGGAACGGATCCGGTATGCGGCCTTCCGGCCATGCTTCGTGATTTCACCGGAGGAATGGGATGGCGCACCCACGCAGCAGGGGCACACCCTGTCTGAGCGCCTGCAGGATCCGGCGCTGTCCGCTCCAGCCCTGTTCAACTATCTCGACGCACGGGACGCAGCCGATTTCCTGGTTGTCCTGCTGCGGAAACTGCCGGAAATCCCGAACGCGCAGGTCTTTTTCGTGGGCGCCGCCGATGCCCTGGCAGAGGCGCCGCTGGCCGAATTGCTGCCAAGGTTCGTGCCGGGAAGCGGGGACCTTGCCGCCGGCCTGACCGGTGCCTCGCCGGCCTTCTCCATCGACAAGGCCCGGGACCTGCTGGGCTGGGAGCCGCGCCGGTCTTGGCGCTCAGAGCTGCGGGTCTGCTCGGAGAGCGCACAGTGA
- a CDS encoding amino acid permease — protein MATAESSSSSSLFRRKPIDEVEDETTGNKLFKSLGLWQLTAIGVGGIIGIGIFTLAGLVANGGPDAPGVGPGVLISFLIAGLASAAAALSYAEFAGMVPRAGSAYTYGYVALGEIIGWFIGWDLLLEYTAIVAVVAIGISGYFTEFMAGIGINVPAWMQGTGDTVEGGVINVPALVVCLFITWILSRGTKTFGRFELVAVAIKVVLILFIVGLGFFYINPENYSPFLPNGFGAVFTGAATVFFAVFGYDAMSTAAEEATDGKKHMPKAILLSLGVAMVLYILATLVLTGMQKYTDISPTAGFASAFQSVGLPVIATVISAFAVLSILTVMLTFLLGVTRVWFSMSRDGLLPGWFSGTDRRDTPQRVTWIAGIASALLAGVFPIRAVADLTNIGILAAFVVVSVAVIVLRYRQPDAPREFRLPLMPWIPAFGVLSSGFLMLQLHWETWLRFGVWLVIGLLIYWFYGRRHSLLNPGSPRLAPPPATGTA, from the coding sequence ATGGCCACGGCAGAAAGCTCGTCCTCCTCTTCCCTTTTCCGGCGCAAGCCCATCGACGAGGTGGAAGACGAAACAACCGGCAATAAGCTCTTCAAAAGCCTTGGCCTGTGGCAGCTCACTGCCATCGGCGTTGGCGGCATTATCGGCATCGGCATCTTTACCCTCGCCGGCCTGGTGGCCAACGGCGGGCCTGATGCCCCCGGCGTCGGGCCCGGCGTACTGATTTCCTTCCTGATCGCTGGCCTCGCCAGCGCGGCTGCAGCCCTGTCCTACGCCGAGTTTGCAGGTATGGTTCCACGCGCCGGCTCGGCCTACACCTACGGGTACGTGGCCCTGGGCGAGATCATCGGCTGGTTTATCGGCTGGGATCTGCTGCTGGAATACACGGCCATTGTGGCGGTGGTCGCCATCGGCATTTCCGGCTATTTCACTGAGTTCATGGCCGGCATCGGCATCAATGTTCCGGCCTGGATGCAGGGCACGGGAGACACCGTGGAGGGCGGCGTCATCAATGTCCCAGCCCTGGTGGTCTGCCTGTTCATCACCTGGATCCTGAGCCGCGGCACCAAGACCTTTGGCCGGTTTGAGCTCGTGGCGGTGGCCATCAAAGTGGTGCTGATCCTGTTCATCGTGGGTCTTGGCTTCTTCTATATCAATCCGGAGAACTACTCGCCGTTCCTGCCCAATGGCTTCGGTGCGGTGTTCACCGGCGCTGCCACTGTGTTTTTTGCGGTGTTTGGATACGACGCCATGAGTACGGCCGCCGAGGAGGCCACCGACGGCAAGAAGCACATGCCCAAGGCGATCCTGCTGTCGCTCGGTGTGGCCATGGTGCTGTACATCCTGGCCACACTGGTCCTGACCGGCATGCAGAAATACACCGACATCAGCCCCACCGCCGGGTTTGCCTCCGCCTTCCAATCCGTCGGACTGCCGGTCATCGCCACGGTGATTTCGGCCTTTGCCGTACTGTCCATCCTCACTGTCATGCTGACATTCCTTCTGGGAGTTACCCGCGTCTGGTTCTCGATGAGCCGCGACGGGCTGCTGCCCGGCTGGTTCTCCGGCACCGACCGGCGTGACACTCCGCAGCGGGTGACCTGGATAGCCGGCATTGCCTCAGCTCTGCTCGCTGGTGTCTTTCCCATCCGGGCCGTCGCCGACCTCACGAACATCGGCATCCTCGCGGCCTTCGTAGTGGTGAGCGTTGCCGTCATCGTCCTGCGCTACCGCCAGCCCGATGCACCCCGTGAGTTCCGCCTGCCGTTGATGCCGTGGATTCCGGCCTTTGGCGTGCTCTCCTCCGGGTTCCTGATGCTGCAGCTGCACTGGGAAACGTGGCTGCGCTTCGGCGTCTGGCTCGTCATTGGGCTCTTGATCTACTGGTTCTACGGACGGCGGCATTCGCTGCTGAACCCGGGAAGCCCACGGCTCGCCCCGCCGCCCGCGACGGGCACTGCGTAG
- a CDS encoding multidrug efflux SMR transporter, producing MPWIVLLLSAVLEAVWATALDASAGFTVLVPSLIFLAAGILSMVGLSYAMNFIPISTAYAVWTGLGAVLTVAYAMVFGNEQPGLLKILFLAGIIGCVVGLKFVESPAKAQGQEDADGGQSPAEPETGQ from the coding sequence ATGCCGTGGATTGTTTTGCTCCTCAGCGCCGTCCTGGAAGCCGTGTGGGCAACCGCCCTGGACGCTTCGGCAGGCTTCACGGTTCTTGTGCCGTCCCTGATCTTCCTCGCCGCCGGCATTCTTTCCATGGTGGGTCTCTCCTACGCCATGAACTTCATTCCCATATCCACCGCCTACGCGGTGTGGACCGGGCTGGGCGCGGTGCTCACCGTGGCCTACGCCATGGTCTTCGGCAACGAACAACCCGGCCTGCTGAAAATCCTCTTCCTGGCCGGCATCATCGGCTGCGTGGTCGGATTGAAGTTCGTTGAATCGCCCGCCAAGGCTCAGGGACAAGAAGACGCCGACGGCGGGCAGTCCCCGGCGGAGCCCGAAACCGGACAATAG
- a CDS encoding mandelate racemase/muconate lactonizing enzyme family protein — translation MTAPKITGLSTRLLTLPLHRPWGAGAAENHVIVTKIATEAGTGYGFSWTPTIGPHAVQALLDHDIREFVLGRPAEPEVLWDLLWKHLHEAGGGGLTTIAMAGVDLALWDLQARTAGRSVADHLGRRHESAAVYGSGVNLHYSQAELVEQVQRWVAEGKQAVKIKVGKPDLAEDVDRVSAVRDVLGPHRKLMIDANQRWDLPAALQAVEALTPFGLEWLEEPLRADDLWAYKQLRRSTSVPIALGENVHNIYRFRDFITAGAVDVVQPNIVRVGGITPFRRIVELARTHSLRVAPHLLPELSGQLALTLAEPVWVEDVEDASFGQLGALRADAPVRIAGGVLTASGTPGLGLDFVHAMPRG, via the coding sequence GTGACCGCTCCGAAGATCACCGGGCTGAGCACGCGCCTGCTGACGCTTCCGCTGCACCGGCCGTGGGGGGCCGGTGCAGCGGAGAACCACGTCATAGTCACCAAAATCGCCACCGAGGCCGGCACCGGTTACGGCTTCTCCTGGACGCCAACCATCGGGCCGCACGCCGTGCAGGCCCTGCTGGATCACGACATCAGGGAATTTGTGCTCGGCCGCCCGGCCGAGCCCGAGGTCCTGTGGGATCTCCTGTGGAAGCACCTGCACGAAGCCGGCGGCGGTGGACTGACCACCATAGCGATGGCCGGCGTCGATCTGGCGCTGTGGGACCTGCAGGCGCGGACCGCCGGGCGCTCCGTGGCCGACCACTTGGGCCGGCGGCACGAAAGCGCCGCCGTGTACGGGTCCGGAGTGAACCTGCACTATTCCCAGGCGGAGCTGGTGGAGCAGGTTCAGCGCTGGGTTGCCGAGGGCAAGCAGGCCGTCAAAATCAAGGTGGGGAAACCTGACCTGGCCGAGGACGTTGACCGGGTGTCCGCGGTCCGCGACGTCCTGGGCCCGCACCGCAAACTCATGATCGACGCCAATCAGCGCTGGGACCTGCCCGCCGCGCTGCAGGCGGTGGAAGCGCTGACGCCCTTTGGCCTGGAATGGCTCGAGGAGCCGCTTCGTGCCGATGATCTGTGGGCCTACAAGCAGCTGCGCCGCAGCACCTCGGTGCCGATAGCCCTGGGCGAGAACGTGCACAACATCTACCGGTTCCGCGACTTCATCACCGCCGGCGCCGTCGACGTCGTTCAGCCCAATATCGTCCGCGTCGGCGGAATTACCCCGTTCCGCCGGATCGTGGAACTTGCCCGGACGCACAGCCTCAGGGTTGCTCCGCACCTGCTGCCGGAGCTGTCCGGACAGCTTGCGCTCACGCTGGCGGAACCGGTCTGGGTGGAAGACGTGGAAGACGCCTCGTTCGGCCAGTTGGGGGCGCTCCGGGCGGATGCGCCTGTGCGGATAGCCGGCGGCGTCCTGACGGCGTCCGGAACCCCGGGGCTGGGCCTGGACTTCGTCCACGCCATGCCCCGGGGCTAA
- a CDS encoding LacI family DNA-binding transcriptional regulator — protein MTKQPRRIGIADVASRAGVSLATVSRVMNGSFTVDRGIAARVRAAAEDLQYHPNPLGRSLALGKSETIGILVPDLANPMFQAVLRGVSMAAARDGYRVLIADSSETSSEEHVLASDARRRGDGVVLCAPRMSDEELEALAPTLQPMVLINRTLSGAAPTLTVDYADGIRALAEHLFAQGHRKLVFLSGPESSASNRLRLQGLEQFTAEHPEVSLQILPGGVSFASGHGAVHDVLATQATGVLAFNDLVAMGLLSGLHEQEVSVPGEMSVTGFDDIEFSAYTSPPLTTATVPLNELGEQAWQRLHEMLHPSAEGTAVESGAAAGTVFPTTLQVRGSTGPVPGA, from the coding sequence ATGACAAAGCAGCCACGCCGCATCGGAATTGCCGATGTCGCCAGCAGGGCCGGCGTTTCCCTCGCCACTGTCTCACGCGTCATGAACGGGAGCTTTACCGTGGACCGTGGCATCGCGGCCCGGGTCCGGGCAGCGGCCGAGGATCTGCAGTACCACCCGAACCCCCTGGGCCGCAGCCTGGCACTGGGCAAGAGCGAGACGATTGGCATCCTGGTTCCCGATTTGGCCAACCCGATGTTCCAGGCCGTGCTGCGCGGCGTCAGCATGGCTGCCGCACGGGACGGATACCGCGTGCTGATCGCCGATTCGTCGGAAACCTCGAGCGAGGAGCACGTCCTGGCCTCCGACGCGCGGCGGCGGGGCGACGGCGTCGTCCTCTGTGCTCCGCGCATGAGCGATGAGGAACTCGAGGCTTTAGCCCCCACCCTGCAGCCCATGGTGCTCATCAACCGGACGTTGTCCGGCGCCGCTCCCACCTTGACGGTGGACTATGCCGACGGGATCCGGGCCCTCGCCGAGCACCTGTTCGCCCAGGGACACCGCAAATTGGTTTTCCTCTCCGGGCCCGAAAGCAGCGCGTCCAACCGTCTGCGCCTGCAGGGGCTGGAGCAGTTTACGGCGGAACATCCGGAGGTCAGTCTGCAGATCCTGCCCGGCGGCGTGAGTTTTGCATCGGGCCACGGTGCCGTCCACGACGTGCTGGCCACCCAAGCCACAGGCGTTCTGGCGTTCAATGACCTGGTGGCCATGGGTCTGCTTAGCGGACTGCATGAGCAGGAGGTTTCAGTACCCGGCGAAATGTCGGTCACTGGGTTCGATGACATTGAATTCTCCGCGTACACCTCACCTCCGCTGACCACGGCTACGGTGCCACTCAACGAGCTCGGAGAACAGGCCTGGCAACGGCTCCACGAAATGCTGCATCCGTCTGCGGAGGGTACGGCCGTCGAATCCGGTGCAGCGGCCGGGACCGTTTTTCCCACCACCCTGCAGGTTCGGGGCAGCACGGGTCCGGTTCCCGGGGCTTAA
- a CDS encoding M24 family metallopeptidase — translation MTGILPEAATAARRVPPSSAADRRVKRRRVLDILDRAEAESVLLTSQAALSWYLDGSRVHISLAGDPVAAVLVERDGDHMVTFNNEAERLAAEEVPEGMALLELPWYANLHQTADWFEGDGPPMMEADVARELRDARRSLLPAETARYEELSRDAAAVLTDVLAVAEPQMTERQVAAGLAGRLVEIGADPVVLLCSGASRAEYRHPLPTDAPLGRRAMAVVCARRDGLIANVTRWVRFGPADAAEADGEARIAEVEAAAFAATVPGARLSDVLQALRTGYETHGFGSDQWRLHHQGGAAGYSGRDPRATEATDDVIVPRQAFAWNPSGPGVKVEDTVLLEDGGIRALSIDERWPAFTVAGRLRPATLEL, via the coding sequence ATGACCGGCATCCTTCCGGAGGCTGCCACGGCTGCCCGCCGCGTCCCGCCGTCGTCGGCCGCTGACCGGCGGGTCAAGCGACGCCGCGTCCTGGACATCCTGGACCGCGCGGAAGCTGAGTCAGTGCTGTTGACCTCGCAGGCCGCGCTGTCCTGGTACCTGGACGGCAGCCGCGTGCACATCAGCCTCGCCGGAGACCCGGTGGCCGCAGTGCTCGTGGAGCGCGACGGCGATCATATGGTCACCTTCAACAACGAGGCGGAACGGCTGGCGGCCGAGGAGGTGCCCGAGGGCATGGCGCTGCTGGAGCTGCCCTGGTATGCCAATCTTCACCAAACCGCGGACTGGTTTGAGGGCGACGGACCACCGATGATGGAGGCTGATGTGGCCCGGGAACTGCGGGATGCCCGCCGGTCCCTGCTGCCGGCCGAAACTGCACGGTATGAAGAGCTGTCACGGGATGCGGCCGCGGTCCTGACGGATGTCCTTGCCGTTGCGGAGCCGCAGATGACCGAGCGGCAGGTCGCCGCCGGGCTGGCCGGACGGCTGGTCGAAATCGGCGCGGACCCGGTGGTGCTGCTGTGCAGCGGCGCTTCCCGCGCCGAATACCGGCACCCGCTGCCCACTGACGCTCCGCTGGGACGCCGCGCCATGGCTGTTGTCTGTGCACGGCGCGACGGGTTGATCGCCAATGTCACCCGCTGGGTGCGGTTTGGTCCGGCCGATGCGGCGGAGGCCGACGGCGAGGCCCGCATCGCCGAGGTGGAAGCGGCAGCCTTTGCCGCCACCGTTCCGGGTGCCCGGCTATCCGATGTCCTGCAGGCGCTGCGCACGGGCTATGAAACGCATGGTTTCGGTTCGGACCAGTGGCGGCTGCATCATCAGGGCGGTGCGGCCGGCTATTCCGGCAGGGACCCGAGGGCCACGGAAGCCACGGATGACGTCATCGTTCCACGTCAGGCCTTTGCCTGGAATCCGTCCGGCCCCGGGGTGAAGGTTGAGGACACCGTCCTGTTGGAGGACGGCGGCATCAGGGCCCTGAGCATCGACGAGCGCTGGCCCGCCTTCACGGTGGCCGGCCGGTTGCGGCCGGCCACCCTGGAGCTCTAG
- a CDS encoding MFS transporter, whose protein sequence is MPWRDTFASLRILNFRLFTAAHLVAVVAIWMQRIAQDWLVLELSGSVTAVGVTTAFQFLPTLLLGPLGGMVADRYSKRILLMVSQSAAAVLALGLAVLALTGAVQVWHVYLVALALGLVTVIDQPARQVFVHEMVGPKHLRNALSVSSSVFQLGAMVGPAVAGVLIGAVGGGWAFAINAAACSFTVFMLGRLRTDQLFKTDPAPRTKGMLREGVRYARTTPTVFWPMAMCAFVSVFALSTPVLMAAFADQVFRSGANGFGLLNTLVATGALAGAIASTRRRTLRLRTVIVSAAGYGCALAVSAFSPSLPVFGAAMIVAGFCSMQFITSANQLVQSTTAVPIRGRVMSLYIMVLIGGQAVGGPLTGWFAEVLGPQAAIFVAGAVPALAAACIGLILARQVQPRPGGWTKPLLRIPARAVAGTMSWSRSRVRTAGRKSPPEA, encoded by the coding sequence GTGCCGTGGCGCGACACTTTCGCATCGCTGAGGATCCTGAACTTCCGCCTGTTCACTGCTGCCCACCTGGTAGCAGTGGTGGCCATTTGGATGCAGCGCATTGCCCAGGACTGGCTTGTTCTGGAGCTGTCCGGGAGCGTCACCGCGGTTGGCGTCACCACGGCCTTCCAGTTCCTGCCCACTCTGCTCCTTGGGCCGCTCGGCGGAATGGTTGCGGACCGGTACTCCAAACGGATCCTGCTCATGGTGAGCCAATCCGCCGCCGCAGTGCTTGCCCTGGGCCTTGCAGTCCTGGCCCTGACCGGCGCCGTGCAGGTGTGGCACGTCTACCTTGTGGCACTGGCACTGGGTTTGGTCACCGTCATTGACCAACCCGCACGCCAGGTTTTTGTCCACGAGATGGTGGGGCCAAAACACCTGCGCAATGCCCTGAGCGTCAGCTCCTCCGTCTTCCAGCTCGGCGCCATGGTCGGGCCCGCGGTGGCCGGCGTGCTGATCGGTGCGGTGGGCGGAGGCTGGGCCTTCGCCATTAATGCCGCAGCCTGCAGCTTCACCGTCTTCATGCTGGGACGGCTGCGCACTGACCAGCTGTTCAAGACCGATCCGGCGCCGCGCACCAAGGGAATGCTCCGGGAAGGCGTGCGGTACGCACGCACCACACCCACCGTGTTCTGGCCCATGGCCATGTGCGCGTTCGTGTCAGTCTTTGCCTTGAGCACGCCGGTGCTTATGGCTGCCTTCGCGGACCAGGTGTTCCGCAGCGGCGCCAACGGTTTCGGGCTCCTGAACACCCTGGTCGCCACCGGCGCCCTCGCCGGTGCAATCGCGTCAACCCGGCGGCGGACACTGCGGCTGCGGACAGTCATTGTCAGTGCGGCCGGTTACGGCTGCGCGCTGGCCGTGTCCGCCTTTTCGCCGTCGCTGCCGGTCTTTGGTGCAGCCATGATCGTGGCCGGCTTCTGCTCCATGCAGTTCATCACCAGTGCCAACCAGCTGGTGCAGTCCACCACAGCAGTGCCGATCCGCGGGCGCGTGATGAGCCTGTACATCATGGTGCTCATTGGCGGGCAGGCAGTGGGCGGACCCCTGACCGGATGGTTTGCCGAAGTCCTCGGACCGCAGGCAGCGATCTTTGTTGCCGGCGCCGTACCGGCGCTGGCTGCGGCATGCATCGGCCTGATCCTGGCACGGCAGGTCCAGCCGCGGCCCGGGGGCTGGACCAAGCCGCTGTTACGGATCCCGGCCAGAGCCGTGGCCGGAACCATGAGCTGGAGCAGGTCCCGGGTTAGGACTGCGGGCAGGAAGTCCCCGCCGGAAGCATGA
- a CDS encoding multidrug efflux SMR transporter translates to MAWVILVLSGMLEAVWATALGKSQNFRRLWPTVIFAAGIVLSMAGLAVAMQSIPVGTAYAVWVGIGAVLTAAYAMLFGGEKATVIKVLLLLGVVGCVVGLKVVG, encoded by the coding sequence ATGGCATGGGTCATTCTTGTTCTTTCCGGCATGTTGGAGGCCGTCTGGGCGACGGCGCTCGGCAAGTCACAAAACTTTCGGCGCCTCTGGCCCACCGTCATTTTCGCCGCGGGCATCGTTCTCAGCATGGCCGGCCTCGCCGTCGCCATGCAGTCCATCCCGGTGGGCACCGCATACGCCGTGTGGGTGGGGATCGGCGCCGTCCTGACCGCCGCGTACGCAATGCTGTTCGGCGGTGAGAAAGCCACGGTCATCAAGGTCCTGCTGCTGCTCGGTGTGGTTGGCTGCGTCGTCGGCCTGAAAGTGGTGGGCTAA
- a CDS encoding LysR family transcriptional regulator has protein sequence MYEPAQLLSFLTVAETLSFTGAAARLNLAQPTVSQHVRKLEAACGRILLERDTQTVRLTDNGDAMAGFARNILAAHQSAESYFSGSAMRGRIRFGSADDLSLTRLPDILRRFRRLYPQINLELTVSQSDRLHRRLQAGQLDLVFIKTAVNADQGTRADQGSHAGQGSHAGQGAHSGQGTNAGQGTDVRRDRFVWVGLKETVLEQGAPVPLVAYPHPSLSRRFAIEALEAAGRTWRVTCNTREVNGILAATRAGIGLSVLPSSLVPADLEKVGRRLELPPLGEVDFTLMSNPLANRDVVDVLAAAIADNVVAGV, from the coding sequence ATGTACGAGCCCGCACAGCTGCTGAGTTTCCTTACCGTGGCGGAAACCCTGAGCTTCACCGGAGCAGCCGCCCGGTTGAACCTGGCCCAGCCCACCGTCAGCCAGCACGTGCGCAAGCTCGAAGCCGCATGCGGCCGGATCCTCCTGGAGCGCGACACCCAGACAGTGCGCCTGACCGACAACGGCGATGCCATGGCTGGTTTTGCCCGGAACATCCTGGCCGCGCACCAGAGCGCTGAATCATATTTTTCCGGTTCCGCCATGCGCGGCCGCATCCGCTTCGGAAGCGCCGATGACCTGTCTCTGACCCGTCTACCGGACATCCTGCGCCGCTTCCGCCGGCTGTATCCGCAGATCAACCTCGAGCTGACCGTCAGCCAGAGCGACCGCTTGCACCGCCGGCTGCAGGCCGGACAGCTTGATCTGGTGTTCATCAAGACTGCCGTCAACGCCGATCAAGGGACGCGCGCTGATCAGGGGTCCCATGCTGGTCAAGGGTCCCACGCTGGTCAAGGGGCCCACTCGGGTCAGGGTACGAACGCCGGTCAGGGGACGGATGTCCGCCGTGACCGGTTTGTCTGGGTGGGGCTGAAAGAAACAGTTTTGGAACAGGGTGCTCCGGTTCCGCTCGTGGCCTATCCGCATCCCAGCCTGAGCCGCCGCTTTGCCATTGAGGCGCTGGAAGCCGCAGGCCGGACCTGGCGGGTCACCTGCAACACCCGGGAGGTCAACGGCATCCTGGCTGCAACCCGTGCCGGAATTGGGCTGTCGGTGCTGCCGTCATCCCTGGTCCCGGCCGATTTGGAAAAGGTGGGCAGGCGGCTGGAGCTGCCGCCGTTGGGTGAAGTGGATTTCACCCTGATGAGCAATCCGCTGGCCAACCGGGACGTCGTCGACGTGCTCGCAGCAGCCATCGCCGACAACGTTGTGGCCGGCGTCTAG
- a CDS encoding Gfo/Idh/MocA family oxidoreductase — protein sequence MTPAVSNGATSSAESTSGAAVEERPAKARLALVGTGARSEMYIRAVLTDHADAAELAGLSDVNPGRVEYYQRLVKEIGAGSVQAPQVFDPADLTAFIRGNGITRVIITTPDYTHADYVVEALHAGADVVVEKPLTIDAEGCRRINEAVAETGRSVVVTFNYRYSPRNSALKEIVSSGVIGTVTSVDFTWVLDTVHGADYFRRWHRQKENSGGLLVHKASHHFDLVNWWIDDSPARVYASGGLRFYGAENAAGRGLGERPERGTVDADTKDPFALDLRDDPRLRELYLDTEHLDGYRRDLDVFSDGITIEDNLALVVDYDGGPTLSYSLNAHSPWEGYRVAINGTEGRAELEVVERAAVTGSTDTKNVLDPSATPVTEDDAVRVNGERLVVQRHWEPAYEVPILNGAGSHGGGDALLLSDLFNGPGEDPLGRPSGYLDGLRAVAVGIAGNESLATGLPVRISELGLGADLRRDAL from the coding sequence ATGACTCCCGCAGTTAGCAACGGCGCTACCTCCTCCGCCGAATCCACGTCCGGAGCCGCCGTGGAAGAACGGCCTGCCAAAGCCCGGCTGGCACTGGTGGGTACCGGCGCACGGTCGGAGATGTACATCCGCGCTGTCCTGACCGACCACGCTGATGCCGCCGAACTGGCAGGCCTGAGCGACGTCAACCCCGGCCGGGTGGAGTACTACCAGCGGCTCGTGAAGGAGATTGGTGCCGGTTCCGTGCAGGCACCCCAGGTGTTTGATCCTGCGGATCTTACGGCCTTTATCCGCGGCAACGGCATCACCCGCGTCATTATTACCACCCCCGATTACACTCACGCCGACTACGTGGTCGAAGCACTGCACGCAGGTGCCGACGTGGTGGTGGAAAAGCCGCTGACGATCGACGCCGAGGGCTGCCGCCGCATCAACGAGGCCGTTGCCGAAACCGGCCGCAGCGTTGTGGTGACCTTCAACTACCGTTACTCCCCACGCAACAGCGCCCTGAAGGAGATCGTTTCCAGCGGTGTCATTGGGACCGTCACCTCCGTCGACTTCACCTGGGTCCTGGACACCGTCCACGGTGCCGACTACTTCCGCCGCTGGCACCGCCAAAAGGAGAACTCCGGCGGTCTGCTGGTGCATAAGGCTTCCCACCACTTTGACCTGGTGAACTGGTGGATTGATGATTCACCGGCGCGCGTTTATGCCTCCGGAGGGCTGCGGTTTTACGGAGCCGAGAACGCCGCGGGCCGCGGACTGGGAGAGCGCCCCGAGCGCGGCACCGTTGACGCCGACACCAAGGATCCCTTTGCCCTGGACCTGCGGGACGATCCGCGGCTGCGGGAGCTGTACCTGGACACCGAGCACCTGGACGGCTACCGCCGGGACCTGGACGTCTTTTCCGACGGCATCACCATCGAGGACAACCTGGCGCTGGTGGTGGATTACGACGGCGGCCCCACGCTCAGCTACTCGCTGAACGCCCACAGCCCGTGGGAGGGCTACCGCGTGGCCATCAACGGCACGGAAGGCCGCGCCGAACTCGAGGTGGTGGAGCGCGCCGCAGTCACCGGCAGCACCGACACCAAAAACGTCCTGGACCCCTCCGCAACACCCGTCACCGAGGATGACGCCGTGCGCGTGAACGGTGAACGCCTGGTGGTGCAGCGGCACTGGGAGCCGGCCTACGAAGTGCCGATTCTCAACGGCGCCGGCAGCCACGGCGGCGGCGACGCCCTCCTGCTCTCGGATCTGTTCAACGGACCCGGCGAGGATCCGCTGGGCCGGCCGTCCGGTTATCTGGACGGGCTGCGTGCCGTGGCCGTGGGAATCGCGGGGAATGAATCCCTGGCCACGGGACTGCCGGTGCGGATCAGCGAACTGGGCCTTGGCGCAGACCTCCGCCGGGATGCGCTCTAA